A window of Microcystis aeruginosa FD4 contains these coding sequences:
- the cysS gene encoding cysteine--tRNA ligase, which translates to MLIYNTQTRQKEPFSTLTPGQVKMYCCGVTVYDYCHLGHARSYIVWDVIRRYLTWRGYQVTYIQNFTDIDDKILTRAQREGVSMTEISQRYIQAYFEDARRLNIQEATNYPRVTEHISQIHQLIQELEKKGYTYNVNGDVYYKVNQFQDYGKLSGRHLEQMQMGASGRLSELDTDKKQHSSDFVLWKAAKADEPSWDSPWGSGRPGWHIECSAMVRSLLGETIDIHGGGGDLVFPHHENEIAQSEAVTGQLLARYWLHNGMVRVNGEKMAKSTGNFTTIRDLLNRPLDPMVLRLFVLQAHYRKPLDFTEAAIDSARNSWNTLQQGLLWGNSDQDELYLDISPFSDSISRFQAVMDDDFNTAAALAVIFELAKDVRREKINKQENLQKWQTLVYLAKILGLEANPEPENLSASLPETAIQDLIFQRNSARKAKNYPESDRLREQLKMMGVTLVDLPDGQTQWYPTEKKDNTPEIKDFFAK; encoded by the coding sequence ATGCTAATTTACAACACCCAAACCCGACAAAAAGAACCTTTTAGCACGCTCACCCCCGGACAAGTGAAAATGTATTGCTGCGGGGTGACAGTCTATGATTATTGTCATCTTGGTCATGCGCGTTCCTACATTGTTTGGGATGTCATCCGTCGCTATTTAACTTGGCGAGGTTATCAGGTTACATATATCCAAAACTTTACCGATATCGATGATAAAATTCTCACTCGCGCTCAACGGGAAGGAGTTTCCATGACAGAAATTTCTCAGCGCTATATACAAGCTTATTTTGAGGATGCCAGACGTTTAAACATTCAAGAAGCGACTAATTATCCGCGAGTAACTGAACATATTTCCCAGATTCATCAGTTGATTCAAGAATTAGAAAAAAAGGGCTATACCTACAATGTTAATGGCGATGTTTACTACAAAGTCAATCAATTTCAGGACTACGGCAAACTATCCGGTCGTCATCTCGAACAAATGCAAATGGGAGCAAGTGGACGTTTAAGCGAGCTAGATACAGATAAAAAACAACATTCCTCTGATTTTGTTCTTTGGAAAGCGGCAAAAGCTGATGAACCCAGTTGGGATTCGCCTTGGGGTTCCGGTCGTCCGGGTTGGCATATCGAATGTTCGGCTATGGTACGATCGCTATTAGGGGAGACGATCGATATTCACGGAGGTGGTGGGGATCTGGTATTTCCTCACCACGAAAACGAGATTGCTCAATCGGAAGCGGTGACAGGGCAACTTTTGGCCCGTTATTGGTTGCATAATGGCATGGTTAGGGTTAATGGCGAGAAAATGGCCAAATCTACGGGCAATTTTACCACTATCCGTGATTTACTCAATCGTCCCCTCGATCCAATGGTTTTACGTCTCTTTGTTCTCCAAGCTCATTATCGCAAACCTTTGGACTTTACGGAAGCGGCGATCGATTCAGCGCGTAATAGCTGGAATACACTGCAACAGGGTCTTTTATGGGGTAATAGTGATCAGGACGAGCTATATCTAGATATTTCGCCTTTTTCCGACTCTATATCCCGCTTTCAAGCTGTAATGGATGATGATTTTAATACTGCGGCCGCTTTAGCAGTTATTTTTGAACTAGCGAAAGATGTACGCAGAGAAAAGATAAATAAACAAGAAAATCTTCAAAAATGGCAAACCTTAGTATATTTAGCTAAAATACTGGGATTAGAAGCTAATCCAGAACCGGAGAATTTATCAGCGAGTTTACCAGAAACGGCTATTCAAGACCTGATTTTTCAAAGAAATAGCGCTCGAAAAGCCAAAAATTATCCCGAAAGCGATCGATTAAGGGAACAATTAAAAATGATGGGAGTTACCCTAGTTGACTTACCCGATGGACAAACCCAATGGTATCCTACAGAAAAGAAGGATAATACGCCAGAAATTAAGGATTTTTTCGCTAAATAA
- a CDS encoding CobW family GTP-binding protein has product MSSLIIPLSDSLPCLPKSGMPVTIITGFLGSGKTTLLNHILDNKEGLKVAVLVNEFGDINIDSQLLVSIDEDMVELSNGCICCTINDSLIETVYQVLEKEIPVDYLIIETTGLADPLPIILTFLATELKYLTRLDSIITLVDSETFTADHFDSNIALSQIRYGDVVILNKIDRVNQNKLDDLEKFIRREKEGVRLLQSQYGKVALGLLLDLGLTKEELYKDQFRDFQKNRQSSSDNQSPEDFNFVSFVSDKPFNLDKFEPFLTEKMPINVFRAKGILWFQQSDLKHIFQLSGLRYDLQAVEWDTPPKNQLVFIGRNLNKEEIVTQLNECLASSQKIKKYKL; this is encoded by the coding sequence ATGAGTTCTTTGATAATTCCTCTCTCTGATTCTCTCCCTTGCTTACCTAAATCGGGAATGCCCGTCACAATCATTACTGGTTTTTTGGGTAGTGGAAAAACCACCCTGCTAAATCATATTCTTGACAATAAAGAAGGGTTAAAAGTTGCCGTATTAGTTAATGAGTTTGGGGATATTAATATTGATTCTCAATTACTTGTTTCTATCGATGAAGATATGGTAGAATTAAGTAATGGCTGTATTTGTTGCACGATTAATGATAGTTTAATCGAGACAGTCTATCAGGTCTTAGAAAAAGAAATTCCGGTGGACTATCTAATTATTGAAACCACAGGATTAGCCGATCCTCTACCAATTATTCTGACTTTTTTAGCCACAGAATTAAAATATTTGACTCGCTTAGATTCTATTATTACCCTCGTTGATTCTGAAACCTTTACTGCGGATCATTTTGATAGTAACATTGCCCTTAGTCAAATTCGTTATGGTGACGTGGTAATTCTCAATAAAATAGATCGGGTTAATCAAAACAAATTAGATGACTTGGAAAAGTTTATTCGTCGAGAAAAAGAAGGGGTAAGATTGTTACAAAGTCAATACGGTAAGGTTGCTTTGGGTTTACTATTAGATTTAGGTTTAACTAAAGAAGAATTGTATAAAGACCAGTTTAGAGACTTTCAAAAAAATCGCCAAAGCTCCAGTGATAACCAATCTCCTGAAGACTTTAATTTTGTCTCCTTTGTTAGCGATAAACCATTTAATCTAGATAAATTTGAGCCTTTTCTCACGGAAAAAATGCCGATAAATGTTTTTCGAGCTAAAGGGATTCTCTGGTTTCAACAAAGCGATTTAAAACATATTTTTCAACTGAGCGGTCTTCGTTACGATCTGCAAGCGGTAGAATGGGATACACCTCCTAAGAATCAGTTAGTTTTTATCGGCAGAAATTTAAATAAAGAGGAAATTGTGACACAACTAAACGAATGCTTGGCTAGTTCTCAAAAAATTAAAAAGTACAAACTATGA